Part of the Nostoc sp. ATCC 53789 genome, TGATAAAGTAAGGGCAATTGCTTGCGTGTAGATTAGTAAATTGATTTGAAGCAATAAAACCCAGCAATTTATGTATCTTTAGCAACTACACTTTGTGCGATCACACCCTGTGGGAGGCTAACATCTCAATGTAATGGACAAGCGATCGCACTCGGCTTGACGCTAGAATATTAGTCGCAATCTTGTGGAGATGATTGGTAATGAAAATTAAAGCAGTTATCTGGCAAGAAGACGGTGTGTGGTGTGCTTCTGTACCTGCCCTACCCGGATGCCACACTTGGGGAGACAGCTATGAACATTTGTTAGAGATGTTGCAAGATGCAATTCAAGGTTGGTTGGAAGTTGCTAGCGAAAGAGAAGAACTTGACCCGGAGAAACAGTTGGTTGAAATATCGCTATGAAAGCGGTTTCAGGTAAAGGACTTTGTAAAATTTTGGAACGGCAGGGTTGGGAATTGAAACGGATTACTGGCAGTCATCATATTTACGTAAAAGAAGGTGTTGATGTTATCCTCTCCGTTCCGGTTCATAGTAATCGAGATTTACCGATTGGAACTTTGAAAAGCATTATGAAAGATGCTGAACTTACCGAAGAAGATTTGGACTAAAAGCGATCGCAATTATCCAAAGCTCACATAACAGCAGCTAAGTTGAACAGTTTTGGGTTAGTTGTAGTTTCAGGTAATCAATGAAATCCAAAATTTCTACATCAGTGAGTTGTAGACGCGATCGCTTGCCATATCTCTGCTGCAAATAATCCCTTCCCTGCTCTGGAGTCCAATTTAATTGGGCTAAATATGTGTCACTTTGAGCTATCAAAACTGCATGAATTTCTGATGCCGTTGTATTAGCAGATATTTGGATTTCATCTTGATGTAAATTTTGAATACAATTAATTTTTAAACTTACTTTTTGTCCTAAAGCTTGCCAGTCAATTTCCCTGTGCCCATTCCAACTAACACCTATAGAACGATAAGTAACTGGATTATAAATTGCACAAAATACAATTGTTCTTTCTCCAGGACTGACTGCAATCGTCAATGGATGATGCAATTGTTCAGAAGTCAAGGCATCAAGTGAAAGCAACAAACTTTTAGAAAAGTAAGATTCACTTCCTGAGCGGATAACATAAGGTTTGTCTGCCAGAATATGCAAATCAGTTTTTTCTGCTTCTCCATGTGAAGTTTCCACTTTTTTATTAACTTCTATCCCTGTTATTACCCCAGTCAAGGCTCTCTCATAAATTGGGATTTGTCTTGTATCGTCGGATAGCATATACCAGCAGTGATCCGGCTCTTTACTGACAAAAACATATTGAGGTTTTGGGACTGCTCCAAATCCTAATTTAACTTCCATATTTTGACGAAGGTTTTGATAAATATATTTATTTAGCAACAAGTCATTACGATTTGTACCGTTAAGCTATTAGTTGCTTATAGATATAATTCCCTACCCAGGAAGCTAATTAACATTAAAGCAGCGAAAACTACGAAATTTGGTGAATCTACGACAAACTTTCTGGATCAACACCAAGCGCATTCAACCTTTCAATTAACATTTTCACTTTTTGTTCTGCTTCCACTCGTCGCTCTTCTTCAAAAGCTGCGCGTTCTTCCGCTTCTCTAATGCGTTCTTCTGGTGTCAGCAATTTTTGCCCTTCTTCGTCATACCAATACAACCATTCCCGGACTATACCTTGATAAATTCCCCGTTCTCGCCCAATTCCTAAACCAATTTCTGGTAGCCAAACGGGATTTCCTGACATTAAGATATATTCCCCATCAACTAGGTGATACACCTCCAAAGGTGTCTTTTTCCGGCGAAGGGGACTATACACAACATAGTACAAAATTCCTAATTCTTTGGCATAGAGTTCTTTCTTGCTGCTATGTTCTTCCCGATATATTTGAGAAACAACTTCTAGTGCTAAAATTGGCAGCTTTTTTTCTTCCCACAGCACATAACTTAGGCGTAAATCCTCATCAATTACACGTTTAACTCCTAAGCTGAGAAACCCATCAGGGACAATGGCTGGTTTGTCTGGGTGATAATAAATACCCATATCAACGCCAAAAAACCAATCCCAACGATCGCACCAAACTAAAGCCAGTGTCGTTTTCAGCAAGCTGGGAATTAAATTTTGGACTTCATTATCCACAGGGGTATCATTTGAGTCGGGTAGCTCTTCGGAAGATGGCAAACAATGTAGCGGATTGTAGTTTAACATGAGCGGTTTTGCCAAATCTGATTCTAGATAGATTGTACGTAATCTATTGATGTGCGATCGCAGTGCCAGAATAAAGAACCATTTTTAGCGATGCCGAATAGTCTGTCGTAGCCATAGCTTCTCATTATTTTCAGTATTGAAAAGCAATTGCAAGTGTAATTTTCTAATTAGGTAATTTTTCGGTACTGACTATGAGAGTATCTAACCCACAATAGCAAAAAAGGGTGGAATATTGTTCAACTAGAACATTCCAGAAGTCGCAGAGTATTCAATTTCATGGTGAATTTGGTAGCTGGGCTGATTAGCTATACCTACCAAGAGAAAAAGGCTTTTCTCAACCTTGACTCCGAAAAAATGGCGTAGCTGGAACTTAGCTGATTTTTAGCCCGATTTTTTTCTGAATCGTACTTAAGTATCAGATATGTCACCACAGAGCCATTCACGAATTTTAATCAAACACTTTTTAGCCGTTTTTTTACCATTATCGGCTTTCGTTGGAAGTGTTGTAGGAACTATTTATTACCAACAGGTACAGACTGAGAAAATTGTCTTAAAAACTAATGAACTTGACAAGGTAGATTTACAAACAAAAGTAATTAGCGGAGACTTTCATTCAGTTGTTTCAGATTTGATTGTCATTTCTAGACAAAACGAGCTACAGAAAATTTTAGAAGGAGTAGATGAAGATAAACAGGCACTATCCAGGGAATTCTTATCATTTTCTCAATATAAAAAACTTTACGACCAAATTCGCTTTTTGGATCAATCAGGTAAAGAAGTTGTCAGAGTCAACTTCAAACAGGGTGAACCAGAGATTGTCCCCGAAGAAAAACTGCAAGTGCAAGCCAAGCGCTACTGGTTTAATGACACTTTACGACTGAACCAAGGAGAAGTATTTGTCTCTCCCCTTGACCTGAACATTGAACGAGGTCAGGTTGAACAACCCTTGAAGCCAATGATCCGCTTTGGCACTCCCGTTTTTGATCGTCGTGGACAAAAACGAGGCATTGTAGTGTTAAATTATTTCGGTGCTAAACTGCTGGATAATTTTAATCAAGCTTTCGCTAACGTACCTAGTCAGGGAATGCTGCTGAATGCTGATGGTTATTGGTTAAAAGGGGCTAAATCTGAGGACGAATGGGGATTTATGTTTCCCGGTCGCAAAAACCACACTTTTGGCAAAACTTTTCCCCAAGCATGGCAGCAAATTTCTCAAAAAGAATCGGGACAATTCCAAACTGCTGAGGGAATGTTCACTTTTACCACAGTTTATCCACTTCTTGAAGGACAAAAATCTAGTACAGGGGCAGGACAGGCTTTTGCACCAAGCCAAAATCAAATTGATACCAAATCCTATTATTGGAAGATTGTCTCATGGGTATCGCCAGAGATGTTGATGGCCAAATCAAACCGATTTTTGAGCCAATTGCTACTTCTATATACTGGGTTAGCAGGACTCATTGGTATTGGTTCTTGGCTACTAGCAAAAGCTAGTGTCAATCGTCAGATGGCCCAGCTAGAGTTAAAGCAGTCTGAAGGTGAGTTACGAAAGCTAGTTGAACGGGAAAAAATTCTTAAAACTCGTTTATCTAGTCAGATTCGCAACTCGCTGGATCTAAATACGATTTTGAGTACAGTAGTAGTTGAAGTTCGGGAACTGCTACAGATTGATCGATGCCAGTTTTTTTGGTGTCATCAAGAAGATGAATCTACTAGTTTTGAACTCAGTCAACAAGCTTGCGCTCCCGACTTGCCAGAATCTTTAGGTTGTTCTCCTATCCAGAATGTGGAAGCACTGAGTGAGGCTATTCTGCAAGGGAATTTGCTTTGCTTTGATGACATTGCAACAGATCCCTGGCTTGATTTCAAAAATCGGAATTTACTGGTGACATTGGGTTTTAAGTCTCTCCTAACAGTTTCGGTTCAAACTCAGTCGGGTCGCTTGGGTGTGATTGTCTGCGAACATAGTAGGGCGCTGCGTTCTTGGAGTGATGAAGAGGTGGAACTGATTAGAGGCGTAGCTGACCAGTTAGCGATCGCCATTGACCAAGCCCAATTGTATAATCAAAGCCGCGCTGCGACTGCTGCTGCAACTACTCAAGCAGAACAACTCAACCACGTACTGCACAATCTCAAACAG contains:
- a CDS encoding Uma2 family endonuclease, translating into MLNYNPLHCLPSSEELPDSNDTPVDNEVQNLIPSLLKTTLALVWCDRWDWFFGVDMGIYYHPDKPAIVPDGFLSLGVKRVIDEDLRLSYVLWEEKKLPILALEVVSQIYREEHSSKKELYAKELGILYYVVYSPLRRKKTPLEVYHLVDGEYILMSGNPVWLPEIGLGIGRERGIYQGIVREWLYWYDEEGQKLLTPEERIREAEERAAFEEERRVEAEQKVKMLIERLNALGVDPESLS
- a CDS encoding type II toxin-antitoxin system HicA family toxin, with the protein product MKAVSGKGLCKILERQGWELKRITGSHHIYVKEGVDVILSVPVHSNRDLPIGTLKSIMKDAELTEEDLD
- a CDS encoding type II toxin-antitoxin system HicB family antitoxin: MKIKAVIWQEDGVWCASVPALPGCHTWGDSYEHLLEMLQDAIQGWLEVASEREELDPEKQLVEISL
- a CDS encoding ATP-binding protein; the protein is MSPQSHSRILIKHFLAVFLPLSAFVGSVVGTIYYQQVQTEKIVLKTNELDKVDLQTKVISGDFHSVVSDLIVISRQNELQKILEGVDEDKQALSREFLSFSQYKKLYDQIRFLDQSGKEVVRVNFKQGEPEIVPEEKLQVQAKRYWFNDTLRLNQGEVFVSPLDLNIERGQVEQPLKPMIRFGTPVFDRRGQKRGIVVLNYFGAKLLDNFNQAFANVPSQGMLLNADGYWLKGAKSEDEWGFMFPGRKNHTFGKTFPQAWQQISQKESGQFQTAEGMFTFTTVYPLLEGQKSSTGAGQAFAPSQNQIDTKSYYWKIVSWVSPEMLMAKSNRFLSQLLLLYTGLAGLIGIGSWLLAKASVNRQMAQLELKQSEGELRKLVEREKILKTRLSSQIRNSLDLNTILSTVVVEVRELLQIDRCQFFWCHQEDESTSFELSQQACAPDLPESLGCSPIQNVEALSEAILQGNLLCFDDIATDPWLDFKNRNLLVTLGFKSLLTVSVQTQSGRLGVIVCEHSRALRSWSDEEVELIRGVADQLAIAIDQAQLYNQSRAATAAATTQAEQLNHVLHNLKQTQAQLIQTEKMSSLGQLVAGVAHEINNPVNFIYGNLTHVNEYTLGLLELVELYQKSYANPTHEVQAYIEAIDLDFMAEDLPKILTSMKMGANRIREIVLSLRNFSRLDEADMKPVNIHEGIDSTLLILQNRLKQTSGNTGIEIVKEYGDIPLVDCYAGQLNQVFMNLISNAIDALDSYNSQRTLEDIEANPSQIVIRTQLRNPDRITIQIADNGAGITPPVKQRLFDPFFTTKPAGKGTGLGLAISAQIVAEKHNGAIWCISEPGQGAEFWVEIPISQSTTLATTSTATLSRI